A part of Antennarius striatus isolate MH-2024 chromosome 21, ASM4005453v1, whole genome shotgun sequence genomic DNA contains:
- the LOC137588887 gene encoding arginase-1-like, with the protein MSVCQWYVSVVCVGGLSVGGLCRWSQCRWSVSVVCCRWSVSVVSVSVVCVGGQCQWSVSVVSVSVVSVSVVCCQWSVSVVSVSVVCVGGLCRWSVSVVCCQWYVSVVCVGGLSVGGLCRWSVSVVDVCGQCQWSVSVVSVSVVCCQWYVSVVCVGGQCQWSVSVVSVSVVSVSVVCCQWSVSVVSVSVVCCQWYVSVVCVGGLSVGGLCRWSVSVVDVCGTEAVFTAGCAVKDYGNLTFEEVVDDGQVGVVKHVQAVGGANQSLSEAVQKVKTEGNTPVMLGGDDSLAIGSIHGHVGGLSVVWVDAHADINTPLSTPTGNLHGQAASYLIQELQAKIPNLPGFSWLQPCVGARDLVYMDPQERHILKLHGVKVSAMPQVDQLGIARVMEETCDYLLARKPIHLSYDIDAIDGVPFAVTWVKGTPAAGGLTYKEGLYITECLCETGLLSAVDLVEVNPLRGQNEQEVQFTVSTAVDLLLGCYGCRREGNLPLEYVLPEP; encoded by the exons ATGTCTGTG TGTCAGTGGTatgtgtcggtggtctgtgtcggtggtctcagtgtcggtggtctgtgtcggtggtctcagtgtcggtggtctgtgtcggtggtctgt tgtcggtggtctgtgtcggtggtctcagtgtcggtggtctgtgtcggtggtcaGTGTCagtggtctgtgtcggtggtctcaGTGTCGGTGGTCTcagtgtcggtggtctgt TGTCagtggtctgtgtcggtggtctcagtgtcggtggtctgtgtcggtggtctgtgtcggtggtctgtgtcggtggtctgt TGTCAGTGGTatgtgtcggtggtctgtgtcggtggtctcagtgtcggtggtctgtgtcggtggtctgtgtcggtggtcgATGTCTGTGGTCAGTGTCagtggtctgtgtcggtggtctcagtgtcggtggtctgt TGTCAGTGGTatgtgtcggtggtctgtgtcggtggtcaGTGTCagtggtctgtgtcggtggtctcaGTGTCGGTGGTCTcagtgtcggtggtctgt TGTCagtggtctgtgtcggtggtctcagtgtcggtggtctgt TGTCAGTGGTatgtgtcggtggtctgtgtcggtggtctcagtgtcggtggtctgtgtcggtggtctgtgtcggtggtcgATGTCTGTG GAACTGAGGCTGTTTTTACTGCAGGCTGTGCAGTGAAGGATTATGGGAACTTGACATTTGAGGAAGTCGTGGACGATGGGCAGGTGGGCGTGGTCAAACACGTCCAGGCGGTGGGTGGAGCCAACCAGAGCTTGTCGGAGGCGGTGCAGAAAGTGAAAACGGAAGGAAACACCCCCGTGATGCTGGGAGGAGAcgacag CCTGGCGATTGGCTCCATCCACGGACACGTGGGGGGGCTGAGCGTGGTGTGGGTGGACGCTCACGCTGACATCAACACGCCTCTGTCCACGCCCACGGGGAACCTCCACGGACAGGCCGCCTCCTACCTGATCCAGGAGCTGCAGGCCAAG ATCCCCAACCTGCCCGGCTTCTCCTGGCTGCAGCCCTGTGTGGGGGCCAGGGACCTGGTCTACATGGACCCGCAGGAGCG CCACATCCTGAAGCTCCACGGGGTGAAGGTGTCCGCCATGCCTCAGGTGGATCAGCTGGGCATTGCCAGAGTGATGGAGGAGACATGTGACTACCTTTTGGCCAG GAAACCCATCCACCTGAGCTACGACATCGACGCCATCGACG GTGTTCCTTTTGCCGTTACCTGGGTAAAAGGAACACCTGCCGCTGGAGGGCTGACCTACAAGGAGGGGCTCTACATCACCGAGTGTCTGTGTGAGACAG GTCTCCTGTCAGCGGTGGACCTGGTGGAGGTGAATCCTCTGAGGGGGCAGAATGAGCAGGAAGTCCAATTCACCGTCTCCACGGCAGTCGACCTCCTGCTTGGCTGTTATGGATGCCGCCGTGAGGGTAACCTTCCTCTGGAGTACGTCCTACCAGAGCCCTGA